A single Aspergillus chevalieri M1 DNA, chromosome 3, nearly complete sequence DNA region contains:
- the rat1 gene encoding 5'->3' exoribonculease Dhp1 (COG:K;~EggNog:ENOG410PGM5;~InterPro:IPR027073,IPR017151,IPR001878,IPR041412, IPR004859;~PFAM:PF17846,PF03159;~go_component: GO:0005634 - nucleus [Evidence IEA];~go_function: GO:0003676 - nucleic acid binding [Evidence IEA];~go_function: GO:0004527 - exonuclease activity [Evidence IEA];~go_function: GO:0004534 - 5'-3' exoribonuclease activity [Evidence IEA];~go_function: GO:0008270 - zinc ion binding [Evidence IEA];~go_process: GO:0006139 - nucleobase-containing compound metabolic process [Evidence IEA]), which yields MGVPALFRWLSNKYPKIISSVIEHLPYEVHGEEIPVDTTGPNPNGEEMDNLYLDMNGIVHPCTHPEGKPPPANEQEMMLEIFKYTDRVVNMVRPRKVLMIAVDGVAPRAKMNQQRARRFRSAQEAKEADEKKQEFQKMLAKQNAGKGDYALEEEVIKKTWDSNVITPGTPFMDILAAALRYWIAYKLNTDPAWEKLKIIISDATVPGEGEHKIMEFVRSQRAAPEHDPNTRHVIYGLDADLIMLGLATHEPHFRVLREDVFFQESKPRTCHLCGQPGHKAEECRGQAKEKNGEFDEKEKGNSLKPFIWLNVSILREYLAAELYVPQQGFPFDLERALDDWVFMCFFVGNDFLPHLPSLDIRENGIDTLIAIWRDNIPAMGGYLTEDGHVDFRKAQLIMQGLAKQEDAIFRRRRQAEERKAANEKRRKQEAEERSRKKRKSSPSYDSSNRSRGGGDAAPPNGLELITPARGELTREARELTHNMVVNRGAVYKANMANKSAAAVLKSKLMGGAQETPAETSEEATSNGEEISNGAEPTSPSVLGKRKAGEEEQEAGAETPSKAAEQPKDDGLPPDTVRLWEPGYADRYYEQKFGVNPEDKAFRRKVARSYAEGLAWVLLYYFQGCPSWTWYYPYHYAPFAADFDDIADMETSFDKGTPFKPFEQLMGVLPASSNHAIPKIFHDLMSDPNSEIIDFYPEDFAVDLNGKKFAWQGVVLLPFIDENRLLAAMEKRYPLLSEDEKIRNTMGHDVLLLSDGHPLYQDLVANFYSKKPGPEKFKLNMRSSEGLAGKVERNESYIPHSALVSDLEQYGMPSLDQDRSLTVNYEIPKSTHIHKSMLLRGVKFPPPALDNADIQAVKSRAQHSGRSFGGAPFRGGGRGGRMDYGSSHRPNPFAAHLDPSFVPPPAGMPSMPMPSGWVPPVPGAGNFSRGPPPPPRGGSNSYYPPYGGAPQQGYPPQGYGQYDYYGRQNQGYGNIYGQNGRQSGYGGGDYRGGGGYRGDRGGYRGPPRGGRDHFPSRGSGGGYGRY from the exons ATGGGTGTACCGGCGCTGTTCAGATGGCTCTCTAACAAGTACCCCAAGATTATCTCGTCCGTGATCGAACACCTCCCCTATGAGGTGCATGGAGAAGAGATCCCGGTGGACACAACAGGCCCGAATCCCAATGGAGAAGAGATGGACAATCTATATCTGGACATGAATGGTATCGTCCATCCATGTACTCATCCAGAGGGAAAGCCGCCGCCGGCCAACGAGCAGGAGATGATGTTGGAGATTTTCAAGTACACTGATCGGGTGGTGAACATGGTTCGCCCAAGGAAGGTTCTGATGATTGCTGTTG ATGGTGTCGCTCCCCGTGCAAAGATGAACCAGCAGCGTGCTCGTCGATTCCGTTCCGCGCAGGAGGCCAAAGAGGCAGACGAGAAGAAGCAGGAGTTCCAGAAAATGCTCGCGAAACAGAACGCCGGCAAGGGTGATTATGCGCTCGAGGAGGAAGTCATTAAGAAGACATGGGATAGTAATGTCATTACGCCCGGAACTCCGTTCATGGATATCCTCGCTGCAGCTCTGCGCTACTGGATTGCCTACAAGTTGAACACGGATCCCGCTTGGGAGAAG CTCAAAATTATCATTTCCGATGCTACTGTgccaggagaaggagagcaTAAGATCATGGAATTTGTTCGATCCCAACGGGCGGCTCCTGAACATGACCCTAACACTCGCCACGTTATATATGGTCTG GATGCGGACTTGATTATGCTGGGTCTCGCTACCCACGAGCCTCATTTCCGGGTTTTGCGTGAAGATGTATTCTTCCAAGAGTCCAAGCCGAGGACTTGCCACCTTTGCGGTCAACCGGGCCACAAAGCTGAAGAGTGCAGAGGCCAAGCAAAGGAGAAAAACGGTGAATTtgatgagaaagaaaaaggcaATTCACTCAAGCCATTCATCTGGCTCAATGTCTCTATCCTTCGGGAATACCTTGCTGCGGAGCTGTATGTCCCCCAACAGGGTTTTCCCTTTGACCTTGAACGAGCACTGGATGACTGGgtgttcatgtgtttcttcgtcggaaACGATTTCCTTCCGCATCTCCCATCACTAGACATTCGCGAGAATGGAATCGATACGCTCATAGCAATTTGGCGCGATAACATCCCCGCTATGGGTGGCTATCTGACTGAAGATGGTCACGTTGATTTCAGGAAAGCGCAGCTCATTATGCAAGGTCTTGCCAAACAGGAAGACGCCATTTTCCGTCGTCGCCGACAGGCTGAGGAGCGAAAGGCTGCAAATGAAAAGAGGCGGAAACAAGAGGCTGAGGAGCGTTCaaggaaaaagaggaagagctcACCTAGTTACGATTCTTCCAACCGGTCTCGAGGGGGTGGAGATGCGGCACCTCCGAATGGCCTGGAACTCATTACACCTGCGCGAGGAGAGCTGACGAGGGAGGCAAGAGAACTAACCCACAACATGGTGGTCAATCGCGGCGCGGTATACAAGGCCAATATGGCCAACAAGAGCGCCGCAGCAGTCCTCAAGAGCAAGCTTATGGGCGGCGCGCAAGAAACCCCGGCCGAAACTTCCGAGGAGGCCACATCAAACGGCGAAGAAATTTCCAATGGCGCGGAACCGACATCTCCATCAGTCCTCGGGAAGAGGAAGGCTGGcgaggaagaacaagaagcagGAGCGGAGACACCAAGCAAAGCCGCAGAGCAGCCCAAGGATGATGGGCTACCGCCCGATACTGTCCGACTATGGGAGCCAGGTTATGCTGATCGCTACTATGAACAAAAGTTCGGGGTCAACCCTGAAGACAAGGCATTCCGCCGCAAAGTGGCCAGATCGTATGCGGAAGGTCTAGCCTGGGTACTGCTATATTATTTCCAAGGATGCCCGTCCTGGACTTGGTATTACCCTTACCACTATGCGCCGTTTGCAGCCGACTTTGACGACATCGCCGACATGGAAACATCGTTCGACAAGGGAACGCCCTTTAAACCATTTGAACAATTGATGGGAGTCCTCCCGGCTTCCTCCAACCACGCTATCCCGAAGATCTTCCACGACCTCATGAGCGACCCTAATAGTGAGATTATCGACTTTTATCCAGAGGATTTTGCGGTGGACTTGAACGGCAAAAAGTTTGCCTGGCAGGGTGTGGTACTACTCCCATTCATTGACGAAAATCGTTTACTCGCTGCCATGGAAAAGAGATATCCTCTTCTATCCGAGGATGAGAAAATCCGGAACACCATGGGTCATGATGTTCTCCTGTTGTCGGATGGCCACCCCTTGTATCAGGACTTGGTTGCGAACTTTTACTCGAAGAAGCCGGGCCCTGAAAAGTTCAAGCTGAACATGCGTTCCAGTGAGGGGTTGGCTGGAAAGGTCGAGCGCAATGAGTCTTATATCCCACACAGCGCTTTGGTCTCGGACTTGGAGCAATATGGCATGCCGAGTTTGGACCAAGATCGATCTCTAAC GGTCAACTATGAAATTCCTAAGTCGACGCACATCCACAAATCGATGCTCCTCCGGGGTGTCAAATTTCCACCACCGGCGCTGGACAATGCGGACATCCAAGCTGTCAAGTCCAGGGCGCAACACTCAGGCCGTTCGTTTGGCGGCGCGCCATTCCGCGGCGGCGGTCGAGGCGGTCGTATGGATTATGGGTCGTCCCACCGACCAAACCCATTTGCGGCGCATCTTGATCCCAGCTTTGTACCCCCACCCGCTGGAATGCCGTCTATGCCGATGCCTTCGGGCTGGGTTCCCCCGGTTCCTGGTGCAGGGAACTTTTCTAGAGggccgcctccgcctccccgTGGAGGATCCAACTCTTACTACCCGCCTTACGGCGGAGCACCTCAACAAGGTTACCCACCACAGGGATACGGCCAGTATGACTATTACGGCAGACAAAACCAGGGATATGGAAATATCTATGGCCAGAACGGAAGACAGTCTGGCTACGGCGGTGGTGACTACAGAGGAGGTGGAGGTTACCGAGGAGACAGAGGGGGATATCGTGGTCCGCCTCGCGGTGGACGTGATCACTTTCCTTCTAGGGGTTCCGGTGGTGGTTATGGTCGCTATTAA
- a CDS encoding putative intracellular protein transport protein (UsoA) (BUSCO:EOG09261B18;~COG:U;~EggNog:ENOG410PIP4;~InterPro:IPR016024,IPR011989,IPR006953,IPR006955;~PFAM:PF04871,PF04869;~go_component: GO:0000139 - Golgi membrane [Evidence IEA];~go_component: GO:0005737 - cytoplasm [Evidence IEA];~go_process: GO:0006886 - intracellular protein transport [Evidence IEA];~go_process: GO:0016192 - vesicle-mediated transport [Evidence IEA];~go_process: GO:0048280 - vesicle fusion with Golgi apparatus [Evidence IEA]), giving the protein MFRILESQAPAKQTATDTINTLSSRLQSVTLLEDRRAAILGLRSFAKIYPASVASESLRPLISSLRNDQEDVDTVKVVLETLLNLFSPDESSPEASDEIALWLADEFTQRQDNITTLLDLLETNDFYSRLYSLQLISLISSARPDRTQECIFTAPLGIPRLVSALNDVREPVRNEALVLLIALTPSSEELQKLVAFENTFETLFSLIEAEGALTHGSEVVADCLALLANLLKLNISNQSYFRETGCVKRLAKLLADVNQEQDQDGPSPWILAHRDKNIWGTLAIIQLFLAKGGINTPANQMAFWHSGVMEQVLNLAFGQRFTVNITSKALATCADLIRGNPGLQEQFGDVEVLWGSEPTSERTPNGEIIVNGFQRINVIEALLKLTLEPASIQQLDARLAACECIKAFFVNHSGIRQHVLRRAIDGHLSGQDEIPNILSVLLTPPESRGNADLYQTWMASVLMFHLVFEDAEAKSMAMKVTEGDAESGEEVITCVQTIVGHLITGMQRGDDERISVGYLMLLCGWLFEDPDVVNDFLGEGSSIQSLLQETKHRGVSNVLVPGLSTILLGIIYEFSSKDSPIPRETLHKLLMEQMGRDPYIDKITRFRESPLVRDFEVLPQTVGATQHDGGMPDIFFDRTFIDFLKDNFSRLLRAIDREPDLEISVITNGVQRGISREMIDSLRSEVEERNQAVQKLEADLHSLKQKLEQEQSELMKAMDSSSVETARIKQINEALQRNHEQELRRLEEQHNQAKNGLLKQHGDQLRAMDNQLKETSADREKRGQQYESEIAELQETINLLESDIARSKEQQTHESARLQKIIQSLESGLSQSREQQAGEVAQLQKTIKSLEADLAQARQQAGEVANLQQMIQSLESDLVSSQEQHAGEVADLRGTIEKLESDAGQAKEQHATGLADKDKAIQNLQSDMEALKKQHDKEVTDQKATIDSLRSDLENAKKKSTNDTKAIHDEYAAKLSALEKRAEEAERKAEETEAKAKKQAEEASQKSKSADADAKKNAKEFKDLRAELDKTKSQVKDAEQKGGSANADAKKSAKELQDLRAELDKANNRIKEAEQKGDTADAGAEKTAKELESLREELDQAKSQLKEAEQMGEDADADAKKNVQELKDLRAQLEKANTQIKEAEEASKSSRSELDKAKSEAKEKEEARKAAQSELEDLLIVFGDLEAKREQDKKRLKELGQEVSEAEDDDDDEEEDDDE; this is encoded by the exons ATGTTCCGAATACTCGAATCGCAAGCGCCGGCCAAACAAACGGCAACGGACACAATCAACACGCTGAGCAGTAGGCTCCAGAGCGTCACATTACTCGAGGACCGACGAGCTGCGATACTAGGATTGAGGAGCTTTGCAAAGATCTACCCGGCTTCTGTTGCGTCGGAGTCGCTTCGACCCTTGATCAGCAGCCTCCGGAATGACCAAGAAGATGTGGACACGGTTAAGGTGGTCTTGGAGACGTTGTTGAATTTGTTTTCTCCAGATGAGAGCAGT CCCGAAGCGTCGGACGAGATAGCTCTTTGGCTCGCCGATGAGTTTACGCAA CGACAAGATAACATTACGACACTCCTTGACCTCCTCGAGACGAACGATTTCTACTCCCGCCTATATTCCCTACAGTTGATCTCCCTCATCTCAAGTGCGCGACCCGATAGAACTCAGGAATGTATATTCACCGCGCCACTGGGGATCCCGAGGCTAGTTAGCGCTCTGAATGATGTGCGCGAACCTGTTCGCAATG AAGCCCTAGTTTTGCTTATCGCATTGACGCCGTCCTCCGAAGAACTTCAGAAACTAGTCGCCTTCGAAAATACCTTTGAAACACTATTCTCCTTAATCGAAGCGGAGGGAGCATTAACACATGGTTCGGAAGTCGTAGCAGACTGTCTGGCCTTGTTAGCAAACCTTTTGAAGCTGAACATCTCGAATCAATCATACTTCCGGGAAACAGGCTGTGTCAAGAGGTTGGCGAAACTTCTTGCCGATGTCAACCAGGAACAAGACCAGGATGGACCGTCTCCATGGATCCTCGCACATCGCGACAAGAATATCTGGGGCACATTAGCTATCATCCAATTATTTTTGGCGAAGGGCGGAATTAATACGCCTGCGAACCAGATGGCATTTTGGCATAGTGGTGTCATGGAACAGGTGTTGAATTTAGCTTTTGGTCAGCGGTTTACCGTCAATATCACGTCCAAG GCATTGGCAACGTGTGCCGATTTGATCCGAGGAAATCCAGGTTTGCAAGAACAGTTCGGAGACGTCGAAGTCCTCTGGGGAAGTGAGCCCACCAGTGAACGCACTCCAAACGGCGAAATCATAGTCAATGGCTTCCAGAGAATTAACGTGATTGAAGCTCTACTCAAGTTAACCCTCGAACCTGCATCCATTCAGCAATTGGATGCGCGTCTTGCCGCTTGCGAATGTATAAAAGCCTTCTTTGTCAACCACTCTGGAATCCGACAGCACGTTTTGCGACGAGCAATCGATGGACACCTCAGCGGTCAAGATGAAATCCCTAACATCTTGTCTGTCCTGCTCACTCCACCAGAGTCCCGTGGCAACGCGGATCTGTACCAGACTTGGATGGCTTCCGTCTTGATGTTCCATTTAGTTTTCGAGGATGCTGAGGCTAAATCAATGGCCATGAAAGTAACAGAGGGCGACGCCGAAAGTGGTGAAGAGGTTATCACTTGTGTACAAACTATCGTGGGCCATCTGATTACGGGCATGCAGCGAGGCGATGATGAAAGAATATCTGTGGGATACCTAATGCTGCTATGCGGGTGGCTTTTCGAGGACCCGGACGTGGTCAACGATTTCCTAGGCGAAGGTAGCAGCATCCAAAGTCTGCTGCAAGAAACAAAGCACCGTGGCGTCTCGAATGTTCTTGTGCCTGGTCTCTCTACTATTCTGCTGGGTATCATATACGAATTTTCTTCGAAGGACTCGCCGATTCCGCGGGAAACGCTACACAAGCTGTTGATGGAACAGATGGGAAGAGACCCGTATATTGACAAGATCACTCGATTCAGAGAGTCACCGCTGGTCCGCGATTTCGAAGTCTTGCCACAAACGGTGGGCGCAACACAGCATGACGGAGGAATGCCTGACATCTTCTTTGACCGGACATTTATCGATTTCCTCAAAGATAACTTCAGTCGCTTGCTCCGCGCGATCGATCGTGAGCCTGATCTGGAAATTTCTGTTATCACGAATGGTGTCCAAAGGGGAATATCACGAGAAATGATCGATTCTCTGCGCTCTGAGGTGGAAGAACGGAACCAAGCAGTGCAGAAACTGGAAGCAGACCTACACAGCCTGAAACAGAAGCTCGAACAAGAGCAATCCGAGCTCATGAAGGCGATGGATTCCAGTTCCGTGGAGACTGCTCGGATCAAGCAAATAAACGAGGCACTGCAGCGGAACCACGAGCAAGAGCTACGGAGGCTGGAAGAACAACACAACCAGGCGAAAAATGGCCTTCTCAAGCAGCACGGCGACCAGTTGCGGGCCATGGACAACCAGTTGAAAGAAACCTCCGCGGACCGCGAGAAGAGAGGCCAACAGTACGAATCTGAAATCGCGGAACTGCAGGAGACCATCAATCTGCTCGAGTCCGACATTGCGAGATCCAAGGAACAGCAGACTCATGAATCTGCTCGTTTGCAAAAGATCATCCAGTCTCTGGAGTCTGGTCTTTCGCAATCCAGGGAACAACAGGCGGGTGAAGTGGCTCAGTTGCAGAAGACGATAAAGTCCTTGGAGGCCGATCTTGCGCAAGCCAGACAACAAGCTGGTGAAGTTGCTAACTTACAACAGATGATCCAGTCTCTGGAGTCCGACCTCGTTAGTTCCCAGGAGCAGCATGCAGGCGAGGTTGCTGACTTGAGAGGTACCATCGAGAAACTGGAGTCTGACGCTGGTCAGGCCAAAGAGCAGCATGCTACCGGTCTCGCGGACAAGGACAAAGCCATCCAGAATCTCCAGTCAGACATGGAAGCACTCAAGAAGCAGCACGACAAGGAAGTCACAGACCAGAAAGCTACGATCGACTCTTTACGATCTGACCTCGAGAACGCCAAGAAGAAATCCACGAATGATACCAAAGCCATCCACGACGAATATGCCGCCAAGCTGTCCGCGCTAGAGAAGCGTGCTGAGGAAGCAGAGCGCAAGGCCGAGGAGACAGAAGCTAAAGCGAAGAAGCAAGCGGAGGAAGCCTCACAGAAGAGCAAATCTGCGGACGCAGATGCCAAGAAGAACGCTAAAGAATTCAAGGACCTACGTGCAGAGCTTGACAAGACGAAATCCCAGGTGAAGGATGCAGAACAGAAGGGAGGCTCAGCAAATGCCGATGCTAAGAAGAGCGCCAAGGAACTTCAGGATCTGCGGGCGGAACTtgataaagcaaacaaccggATCAAGGAGGCAGAGCAGAAAGGAGACACGGCCGACGCTGGCGCAGAAAAGACCGCCAAGGAACTTGAGAGTCTACGCGAAGAGCTTGACCAAGCAAAGTCGCAACTCAAGGAGGCAGAGCAGATGGGAGAAGACGCGGACGCGGACGCAAAGAAAAATGTCCAAGAACTCAAGGATCTACGGGCACAGCTTGAAAAAGCAAACACCCAGATAAAGGAAGCAGAAGAGGCCAGCAAATCCTCGCGGTCTGAGCTAGATAAAGCCAAGTCGGAAGctaaggagaaggaagaagcgCGGAAGGCTGCACAATCGGAACTTGAAGATCTCTTGATTGTGTTTGGCGATCTGGAGGCGAAGAGGGAGCAAGATAAG AAACGTCTCAAGGAGCTCGGGCAGGAAGTGTCTGAGgctgaggatgatgacgatgatgaagaggaggacgatgatgaatag
- the ILS1 gene encoding isoleucine--tRNA ligase ILS1 (BUSCO:EOG0926092K;~COG:J;~EggNog:ENOG410PGN9;~InterPro:IPR013155,IPR023586,IPR033709,IPR009080, IPR001412,IPR014729,IPR009008,IPR002301,IPR002300;~PFAM:PF00133,PF08264;~go_function: GO:0000049 - tRNA binding [Evidence IEA];~go_function: GO:0000166 - nucleotide binding [Evidence IEA];~go_function: GO:0002161 - aminoacyl-tRNA editing activity [Evidence IEA];~go_function: GO:0004812 - aminoacyl-tRNA ligase activity [Evidence IEA];~go_function: GO:0004822 - isoleucine-tRNA ligase activity [Evidence IEA];~go_function: GO:0005524 - ATP binding [Evidence IEA];~go_process: GO:0006418 - tRNA aminoacylation for protein translation [Evidence IEA];~go_process: GO:0006428 - isoleucyl-tRNA aminoacylation [Evidence IEA]) produces MSVDFPAEEEIVLQRWREINAFRRQVELSEGRKPYTFYDGPPFATGLPHYGHLLASTIKDIIPRYWSMKGHYVERRFGWDTHGVPIEYEIDKKLGMSGLEAVEKLGIEKYNEECRAIVMRYASEWRETVERLGRWIDFDNDYKTMNTGFMESVWWVFKQLFDKNLVYRGFRVMPYSTALNTPLSNFEAQQNYKDVQDPAVVVTFPLRDDPETCLLAWTTTPWTLPSNTGVAVNPNFEYIKILDEASGKHYILLESLLRTIYKDPKKAKFKIVDRIKGADMKDWKYEPLFDYFWEEFKDHGFRVLNAEYVTADDGTGVVHQSPAFGEDDYNVAVKSGVIDEKRVPPNPVDERGLYTSEVRDFVGQHVKAADKNIIKHLKATGRLIVDSQITHSYPFCWRSDTPLIYRAVPSWFVKIPPIIPDMLKGIEESHWVPSFVKDRRFSSWIQNARDWNISRNRFWGTPLPLWASEDFKEIVAIGSAQELKELSGYEGELTDLHRDKVDNITIPSKQGKGELRRVSEVFDCWFESGSMPYASQHYPFENREQFEKGFPGDFIAEGLDQTRGWFYTLTVLGTHLFGKLPFKNCVVNGIVLAEDGKKMSKRLKNYPDPSLIMKRYGSDSLRLYMINSPVVRAEPLRFKESGVKEIVAKVLLPLWNSYKFFEGQVALIKKAEGIDYVFDPKAGATNTNVMDRWILASCQSLLKFVNEEMAGYRLYTVVPRLLELIDNTTNWYIRFNRKRLKGENGVDDTLHALHTLFEVLFTLVRGLAPFTPFITDTIYQKLLPHIPESLRGEDDRSVHFLPYPEVREELFDEVVERRVARMQKVIEMGRISRERRSIGLKSPLKTLVVIHQNQQYLDDVKFLEPYILEELNVQDLVLSSDEEKYNVQYSVTADWPTLGKKLKKDAQKVKKALPSLTSDDVKRFVNEKKILVDGIELVEGDLVVKRGVKEDATSQGLEPNADADVLTILDANLYPELAEQGLGREIINRLQRLRKKAGLVPTDDVKMEYVVLSDPDQVGIDKAFESQSQAIVKAVRRPLEKHEGKEPSADEEGMIMQEEQEVQKATFLLRLLKL; encoded by the exons ATGTCTGTTGATTTTCCGGCTGAGGAGGAGATTGTTCTCCAGCGGTGGAGAGAAATCAACGCCTTCCGCAGGCAAGTTGAGCTCTCTGAGGGCCGCAAACCCTACACCTTCTACGATGGCCCCCCATTCGCAACGGGTCTTCCTCACTACGGTCACTTGCTGGcctcgaccatcaaagataTTATCCCCCGCTATTGGTCGATGAAGGGTCACTATGTCGAGCGGCGATTCGGTTGGGATACCCACGGCGTGCCGATTGAGTACGAAATCGATAAGAAGCTGGGCATGTCGGGATTGGAGGCTGTCGAGAAGCTGGGAATTGAGAAGTACAACGAGGAGTGCAGAGCCATTGTTATGAGATATGCCTCTGAGTGGCGTGAGACAGTCGAAAGACTCGGTCGTTGGATTGATTTCGACAACGACTACAAG ACAATGAACACCGGCTTCATGGAATCCGTGTGGTGGGTTTTCAAGCAGCTCTTTGACAAGAACCTGGTCTATCGGGGCTTCCGTGTCATGCCTTACTCGACTGCACTAAACACCCCGCTGAGCAACTTCGAAGCTCAACAAAACTACAAGGACGTTCAGGACCCTGCCGTGGTTGTGACCTTCCCTCTCCGAGACGACCCCGAAACCTGCTTGCTTGCCTGGACTACCACCCCCTGGACCTTGCCCTCCAACACTGGTGTCGCTGTGAACCCCAACTTTGAATATATCAAGATCCTTGACGAGGCTTCCGGGAAGCACTACATTCTGCTCGAGTCTCTGCTCCGCACTATTTACAAGGACCCCAAGAAGGCCAAATTCAAAATTGTCGACCGTATCAAGGGAGCTGACATGAAGGACTGGAAGTACGAGCCGCTCTTTGATTACTTCTGGGAGGAATTCAAGGATCACGGTTTCCGAGTGTTGAATGCCGAATATGTCACTGCTGATGATGGTACTGGTGTTGTCCACCAGTCTCCTGCATTTGGTGAAGACGATTACAACGTTGCCGTCAAATCGGGTGTCATCGACGAAAAGCGGGTCCCACCGAACCCTGTGGACGAAAGGGGTCTTTACACCTCCGAGGTCCGGGACTTTGTCGGTCAACATGTCAAGGCTGCTGACAAGAACATCATCAAGCACCTCAAAGCAACTGGTCGGCTTATTGTCGACAGCCAGATTACTCACAGTTACCCCTTCTGCTGGCGCTCCGACACTCCTCTGATCTATAGAGCTGTGCCCTCTTGGTTCGTCAAGATCCCCCCTATCATCCCTGACATGCTGAAGGGCATCGAGGAATCCCACTGGGTGCCGTCGTTTGTCAAGGACCGCCGGTTCTCCAGCTGGATCCAGAATGCTCGAGACTGGAACATTTCCCGGAACCGATTCTGGGGTACTCCCCTCCCATTGTGGGCCAGTGAGGACTTCAAGGAGATTGTTGCCATCGGCAGTGCTCAGGAGCTCAAGGAGCTCAGTGGATATGAAGGAGAGTTGACCGACCTTCACCGTGACAAGGTGGACAATATCACCATCCCCAGCAAGCAGGGAAAAGGTGAACTTCGCCGTGTGAGCGAGGTATTTGACTGCTGGTTTGAGTCTGGAAGCATGCCGTATGCGTCTCAGCACTACCCATTCGAGAACAGGGAGCAGTTTGAGAAGGGCTTCCCCGGTGATTTCATTGCGGAAGGTTTGGACCAGACTCGCGGTTGGTTCTACACCCTGACCGTCCTGGGAACTCATTTGTTCGGTAAACTCCCGTTCAAGAACTGTGTCGTGAATGGCATTGTCCTGGCTGAGGACGGCAAGAAGATGTCGAAGAGATTGAAGAACTACCCCGACCCTTCCCTGATCATGAAGCGTTACGGTTCGGACTCTCTTCGTCTGTATATGATCAACTCTCCTGTTGTCCGCGCTGAGCCTCTCCGGTTCAAGGAATCCGGCGTCAAGGAAATTGTCGCCAAGGTCCTGCTTCCATTATGGAACAGTTACAAGTTCTTTGAGGGCCAGGTCGCTCTTATCAAGAAGGCGGAGGGCATCGATTATGTCTTCGACCCCAAGGCAGGAGCGACGAACACCAACGTCATGGATCGCTGGATCCTGGCAAGTTGCCAGAGTCTTCTCAAGTTTGTCAACGAGGAAATGGCAGGCTACCGTCTGTACACGGTTGTTCCCCGGTTGCTCGAGTTGATTGACAACACTACCAACTGGTACATTCGTTTTAACCGGAAGCGTTTAAAGGGTGAGAACGGCGTCGATGATACCCTGCACGCCTTGCACACCCTCTTTGAGGTTCTCTTCACTTTGGTCCGAGGACTTGCTCCGTTCACACCTTTCATCACCGACACCATCTACCAGAAACTCCTCCCTCACATCCCTGAATCTCTTCGTGGTGAAGACGACCGGAGTGTTCACTTCCTTCCTTACCCCGAAGTTCGGGAGGAGCTCTTCGACGAAGTTGTTGAGAGACGGGTGGCACGAATGCAGAAGGTCATTGAGATGGGTCGTATCTCTCGTGAGCGCCGCTCCATTGGTCTTAAGTCGCCCCTGAAGACCCTGGTTGTCATCCATCAAAACCAGCAGTACCTCGATGATGTGAAGTTCCTGGAGCCATACATCCTCGAGGAGCTGAACGTCCAGGACCTCGTCCTGTCGTCGGACGAGGAGAAGTACAACGTCCAGTACAGTGTGACTGCCGACTGGCCCACCCTGGGtaagaagttgaagaaggacgcccagaaggtgaagaaggcgCTGCCTTCGCTCACCAGCGACGACGTGAAGCGGTTTGTGAACGAGAAGAAGATCCTCGTTGATGGCATTGAGCTCGTGGAGGGCGATCTCGTCGTTAAGCGGGGTGTCAAGGAGGATGCTACATCTCAGGGCTTGGAGCCCAACGCAGATGCTGATGTCCTGACCATCCTCGACGCCAATCTGTACCCCGAGCTTGCGGAGCAAGGATTGGGCCGTGAGATCATCAACCGTCTCCAGCGTCTCCGTAAGAAGGCCGGTCTGGTCCCTACTGATGACGTGAAGATGGAATACGTTGTCCTCTCGGACCCTGACCAAGTTGGTATTGACAAGGCTTTCGAGAGCCAGTCCCAGGCCATCGTCAAGGCTGTTCGCCGGCCATTGGAGAAGCACGAGGGCAAGGAACCTAGTGCTGATGAGGAGGGCATGATCATGCAAGAGGAGCAGGAGGTGCAAAAAGCCACGTTCTTGTTGAGACTGCTGAAGCTGTAA